Proteins encoded in a region of the Mixophyes fleayi isolate aMixFle1 chromosome 5, aMixFle1.hap1, whole genome shotgun sequence genome:
- the LOC142157719 gene encoding uncharacterized protein LOC142157719, producing MDWPFYDQCNMVFGHSPLTNPIALSSSSNVDAAIPTPPESTQTSETATIIIEDSIEDTPELECSATTDDTNISWEELNDSQPFPAAQVVTDTSQETQPEPVPVSKSTPGPSLRSNIYNVPKKRKRPNKMDQATKTMTTVMMDQLREMDSTMREHENTQLQRFIDNERELQDSFLMQIMNMQERVLRENRECIMGFMDRLLSRVQAPPSSPYYYDGHYPIYQRGQPMLGNNNPPNPVQNTQHAQPMGNPNIEYPPGNQTTPQPEMPQYRQL from the exons atggactggcccttttatgaccagtgcaatatggtctttggacattctcctctgacaaatccaattgcactgtcatcttctagcaatgtggatgcagctataccaacaccaccagagagcacacagacaagcgagaccgcaacgataataatagaagattctattgaagacaccccagaacttgagtgctctgccacaacagatgacaccaacatttcttgggaggaattgaacgattcacagccattccctgctgcgcaagtcgttacagatacttcgcaagaaacgcagccagaaccagtgccggtgtcaaagtctacgccaggtcccagtttacgctccaaca tttacaacgttcctaaaaaacgcaaaaggcccaacaaaatggaccaagcaactaaaacaatgacaactgtcatgatggatcaactgcgggagatggacagcaccatgagggaacacgagaatacacaactgcagcgtttcattgacaatgagcgggaactgcaggactctttcctcatgcaaatcatgaacatgcaggaacgcgtgttacgcgaaaatcgtgagtgtattatgggattcatggacagactcctctcacgggtgcaggcacctccctcaagtccttattattatgacggacattatcctatataccagcgggggcaacccatgttaggcaacaataaccctccaaacccggtacagaatacacaacatgctcaacctatgggtaaccccaacatagaatacccaccgggtaaccaaaccactccacaaccagaaatgccacaatataggcaattgtaa